The segment CGCTATTCCCGCCGACGGCGTCGGCATCGAGGTCGTCGAGGCCGGCCGGGCTGTCCTCGACGCGCTCGCCGCCGGCTCCCACGGCCGGTTCGCCTTCGACTGGCAGGACTTCGACTGGGGCAGCGACTACTACGCCCGGCACGGCGAGATGATGCCTTCGGACGGGCTCGACCAGCTCAAGGACTTCGACGCCCTCTACTTCGGCGCGGTCGGCTGGCCGAGCGTCCCGGACCATGTCAGCCTCTGGGGACTGCGCCTCAAGATCTGCCAGAACTTCGACCAGTGGGCGAACGTACGCCCGGTCGACTTTCTGCCCGGTATCCAGAGCCCGCTGCGCAAGGCCGACACCACCGAGCTCAACTGGGTCGTCGTGCGGGAGAACTCCGAGGGCGAGTACGCCGGGGTCGGCGGCCGTAACCTCGGCGCGCGGCCCGGCACCGGCGAGGTCGCTGTGCAGTCGGCGTTGTTCACCGAGTACGGCTGTGAGCGGATCATGCGCTTTGCTTTCGATCTGGCGCGTACCCGTACCCGGCGCAAGGTCTCCAGCGTGACCAAGAGCAACGCCCAGCAGTACGGCATGGTCCTGTGGGACGAGGTCTTCGCCCGGGTCGCGGCAGATTACCCGGACGTGGAGACTGAGAGCGTGCTCGTCGACGCCATGGCCGCGAAGTTCGTGCTGCGCCCCGAGGACCTCTCGGTCGTGGTCGCCTCGAACCTGAACGCCGACATCCTGTCCGACCTGGGCAGCGCCCTGGCCGGCAGCCTGGGCCTGGCGGCGAGCGCGAACCTCAACCCGGAACGCCGCTTCCCGTCCATGTTCGAGCCGGTGCACGGGTCCGCCCCGGACATCGCCGGGCAGGGCATCTGCAACCCGGTCGGCGCGATCGGCAGCGCCGCGCTGATGCTCGACCACTTCGGTCTGCACGACGAGGCCAAGGCCGTGCGGCACGCGATCGAGGTGACGACGGGCGCCGGGGTGCGTACCCGGGACGTGGGCGGCACCGCGACCACCCGCGAGGTGACCGCGGCCATCATCGACCACCTGGCGGTGTAAGTGAACTCTCCCGACCCGGCCGGCGTCGCGCGCTCGGTCATCGAGTCGAACCTGTACATGACCCTGGGCACCGCCGACGAGACCGGTACACCCTGGGCGGCGCCGGTCTGTTACGTGGCCGCGGCCGGGCATCGGGAGTTCTACTGGGCGTCGCGGCCCGAGGCGCGGCACTCGCGCAACCTTGCGGTGCGCCCTTCGCTGAGCGTGGTCATCTTCGATTCGCAGGTGCCGGTCTACCAGGGCCGGGCGGTCTACCTGGAAGCGGTGGGGGAGCAGCTGACCGGGGCCGACCTGCACGCCGGCATCGCGATCTACAACGGGCCGGCCGCGGAGCGGGGCTCCGCGATCCTCGAGCGTACGGATCTCGAAGCGCCCGCTCCGCACCGGCTGTACCGGGCCACGGTCGTTCAGTCGTGGATCCTCGACGGGTCGGACATCCGGATCCCACTCGACGCGCGGTAGTGGGCTCGCCTGCCGATCGCCGTCACGGCCACGACGATGATCGGGACCAGGGTCAGGTGACACACCGCCAGGGCGGTCTTGCTGACACCGTCGAAATCGGTCGGCAGGGTCATCACCACGATGGTCCCGACCGCCAGCACCGGCCCGATGATCAGCGCGGCCCGGACCACCCAGGCCGCCCGTGACGCCAGCAGCGCGACCACGGTCAGCCCGACCAGAAGCGGCACCAGGCTGAACCCGGCGACCGTGACCGCGTCCACCTCGGCCGGTCCCTGCGCCGAGGTGAAGGTGTAGGTGCCGCCGGCCGCCCGCCCGATCAGGTAGACGGCGAGGTTGACGACCACGGCCAGGGCGGCCGCCGCGGCGACGACCCTAGACATCGGCGGTCTGCTCGCGGACCAGGTACGCCTCGATGCGGGCGAACGCACCGGCCCACACCTCGCTGACGAAGAAGTCGCGGATCTCCGGCACCGGGAAGCCGCTCTGCGCGACGGTCATCAGCGTGCCGCCGTCGGCGGCCTCGAAGGAGATCTCGATGCGGGTCGTCATGGTCATTCCGTCCGGGGTGACGCCGGTGGACTCGGTGACCAGCCGGCGCGGGCGCTCGATCTCCAGGAACGTCTGCGTCTCCCGGATCAGGTTGTCCGGGTCGGGACCCCACACCGCGGTCTGCTTCCCGCCGACCCGCAGGTCGACCTCGATCTCGACGATGCCGGGCTCCTCGTCGAGGATGCTGAACCAGATCTTCTGCTTCTCGGCGTCGGTGTACGCGTCGAAGACCTCCTCGGGCGTCGCGGGCAGCTGCCGCGTCATCCGCATCTCCAGCGTCATCATGGTCCCTTCGAGTCGGATTGCTTCAGGGTGAAGTAGGCGTCCAGACCGTCCAGGCGCCGTGCCCAGAGCCGCTGGTAGAAGCTGATCCAGGCCATCGCCTCGTCGAGCGGGGCGTCACCCAGGCGGCACTGCCGGGAGCGGCCCACCTTCTCGGTGACGACCAGCCCGGCGTCCTCGAGGACCTGGACGTGCTTCTTCATGCCGGTCAGCGTCATCCCGGTGGGCTCGGCGAGCTCGCCGATGGTGGCCGGGCGCTGGCCCAGCCGGACCAGGATGCCCCGGCGGGTGGGGTCCGCCAGCGCGGCGAAGACCCGATCCAGAACAGCTTGCTGAACCATGTGGTTCACCGTAAGACACTGAACCGAATAGTTCAACGTCCCGCGTGTCTGCTACTGGACCCCGAGGACCCGGTGCCCGACCGCGATCGACTCACCGGAGATCGCGGCTGCCTGCGCCGACGCCAGGAAGGTGATCAGGGCGGCGACCTGCTCCGGCGTGGAGTCGCCGGGCGCCGCGGGCTGGGGCGCCGGGCTCGGGGTCGCGGTGACCAGGCCCGGGTTCACCACGTTGATCGTGATGCCGGTGCCGGCCACCGAGTCGGCCAGCGCTTTGGACGCGACGATCACCGCGGCATTGCGCACCGAGCCGGTCACCGAGCGGCTGAGCAGCGCGTTCTGTCCGCTGACGTTGATGATCCGGCCGAAACCGGCGCGCCGCATGTACGGCAGCACCGCATCGACGACCCGCAGATAGCCGACCGCCTTCGCGTCGAACGCGTCGAGCACCTGCGCCGGGTCCTGATCCTTTGCCGGGTCGAGGGTGTTCGCGGGCGGCGCCGCCGCGTTCACCACGATGTCGATGCCGGCCTCGGAGGCGATCAGCTCCTCGACGGCGGACTCCACCGAGGCCGCATCCCGGGTGTCGAGCGTGACCGTGCGGACCTGGCCGTCGAGTTCACCGGCAGCCTCCGCCAGCTTCTCGGCCGAGCGGGCGGCGAGCACGACCCGTACCTTCTCCCGGATCAGCGCGGCCGCGACCGCCCGGCCGATCAGGCCGCTGCCACCGACGATCAGAGCGGTACGCCCAGCGATGCCGAGATTCATGCCCGGTTAGATATCACGGCGCGGTGATCCGGTAAATGGCGCCGGCGTGGTCGTCGCTGACGTACACGGCCCGGTCCGGACCCTGCACCGCCATGACCGGGCGTCCCCAGCGGGAGCCGTCCTCGTCCTGGAAGCCGGTGAGCAGGGTCTGCTGCGGGCCGAGCGTGCCGTTGCGCCAGGCGAAGAACGACACCTCCGGAGCGCGGGGCGGCCTGCGGTTCCACGAACCGTGGATGCCGACCAGCGCGCCCTCGCCGTACTCGCCGGCCAGGCCGGGCCCGGTCGCGAAGCTCAGGCCGAGCGGCGCCGAGTGTGCGCCCATGCCCTGCTCGGTCGGCGCCAGGGCGGCGCAGTCCAGCTTCGAGCCGTCCGGGTTGTTCTTCAGGTCGCGGACATACGGCCGGTTGGTGTAGCTCAGCTTGTCGCCGCCGTCGACGTCCGGGTCCGGGTTGCAGTAGGGCCAGCCCAGGTCGCGACCCTTCGTGAGCCGTGCGAGCTGCTCGAACGGGTGGTCGTTCACGTAGTCCTGCAGCACCTTGCCCTGGTCGGAGTCGCCGTCGCCGTCGTAGTCCCGGTCGTGCGGGTACTCCACGTTGTCGCGATGGTTGACCGCGGTCCACACCGCGCCGTCCGGGTCGACGGCCAGGCCGGTGCCGTTGCGCACGCCCCGGGCGAAGGTCTCCGGTTTCCCGCCACCGGCCGGCACCCGCAGGATCGAGGCGCGCTCCGGGGTGGCGTCGCGGTCCTCGGCGGACACGTTGCCGGTCGAGCCGACCGACACGTACAGCTCGCCGTCCTCACCGACCGCCACGCTCTTCAGCGCGTGCGAGTAGGCGCCGCGCAGCTCCGGGCTCTTCTCGTCCGGCAGGCCGTCCACCACGACCCGCTTGCCGGACAGCGTCCCGGCGTCGTAGGCGAAGGCGTCCACCTGATCACTCTCGGCCACGTACAGCGTGTCGCCCTCGAAGGCGAGGCCGTGCGGCTGGTTCAGGCCGCTGACCAGGGTGCGCTGCGCGGGTGCGGTGTCGCCCTGGCCCGGCGTCAGCTCGACGATGTCGCCGAACTCCGGCCGGGAGACCAGGAGACGCCGGTCCGGGGTCCAGGCCAGCAGCCGGGCGCTGGGCACCCGGGCCCAGACATCGACCTTCCAGCCGGGTGGCGCCTGCACTTGCCGGTTCCGGTCGAAGGGGTCGGCCTCAGTGCCGGCAAGCGGGCGTACGGTCGTGGCCGCCAACGCCGGCACCGAGGCCGATCCCTCGCTCGGCTGCACGACAGGAGGTGCCGGCTCAGCGGGGGACGAGCACGCGCCAAGGGCGAGGAGCAGAGCCACCGTACGAATCTTCACTGTGCATCTGTACCCATTCGCCCTGCGTGATGCAACTGTCAGAACTCGTCCACGCGTGTCGCCTGGTTCGGGCAGGCGACGTCGATCGCCAGCTTGATCAGCTCACGGGCGGTGGCCTGGTCGGTCGCCTCGGCGTCCAGCGTGCCCAGCGATCGGGTGACCGCCACGATGTCGTCGGCGGGTCTGCCGGCGGCCAGGTCGACGCACGCGTTGCCGGCGATCGCCTCGATCTCGCCGTCGGTGCGGCCTTCGGCGACTTCCGGCAACTGCGCCCGGACGACCTCCACGAAACCGCCGCCCGGCGCCTCGGTCGCTGTTGCCGTCGCTGTTGCCGTCGCCGTCGCCGTCGCCGTTGTCGTTGCCGGCGCTGGCTTCTCGGGTTCGGTCGTTGTCGTCCCGTTCACGTTCACCGTGCAGCCGGCCAGTGCGACCATCGCCGCCGCCAAGGCCACTGTCGGCCACATTCGCTGCATCATCAGGCCCCTTCGGTCTTCAAGATCAGCTGAGGGTAGATCATGCGTGCACGGGGAACGCGGCGCGCGGTTCGCTGCCTGACCACCACAGGCCGATCGCCAGCGCCGCGGTCGCCTCCAGGTAGGCGGCCCGGGCCAGACCGCCGCACGGCGCCGGGGTGCAGCCGATCGAGCGGATCAGGGCCTCGACGGCGGCGGTCGCGGTGGGATGGTCGGTGCAGAACGGTACGGCCAGCGGATTGTTCTCGAACACCGGTGGGCGCAGCGTCCAGATGCTGACGTGGCAGAGGTTGAACGCCTTCACCAGGTAGGCGGCGGGTGCGGCGGCGGCCAGTTGCCCGGCCATCGGCTCGCCGTCGAGCATGAGGCCGCCGGCGGTGGGCACGACGCTGTTGGTGCAGTCGATCACCGTGCGTCCGGTTAGGTTGTGGGCGTTTGCGCGTACCAAATCTGGTGCTGCTTGTGCCGGGACCGCGACCAGAGCTGCTTGGCCGTGCCGTGCGGCCTCCTCGATGGTGCCGTGCGCCGCGCCGATGCCGGCGGCGGCCTGCTTCGCGCGGCCTTCATCGCGGCCGCCGATCATCACGTCGTGGCCGGCCGCCGTCCAGGCGCCGCCGAGTGACTTCGCCATGCCGCCGGACCCCAGAATTCCGATTCTCATGGCTGCCGACGGTAGGCGGGCCGATGCACACCAATTGGTGTCCGACGGCTGGGGGAAGATCGGATGATGGACGACTACACCTCCGACTGCCGGGCCCGGGTCGCCTTCGAGGTGCTCGGCAACCGCTGGGACAGCGTCGTGGTCTTCACGCTGGCCGCCTCGGGCCCCATCCGGCCGGCGGCGCTGCGGACTCAAATCGGCGGGATCAGCGCCAAGGTCCTCAACGACGCGCTACGGCGGTTGGAATACAACGGCCTGGTGGAACGCCGGGCGTACGCGGAGGCGCCGCCGCGGGTGGATTACGCATTGACCGAGGCGGGCGCGGCCCTGCTGGAACCGATGCGCATGATGGGCGCCTGGGCCACCAGATACGCCGATGCGGTGCTGGCCGCCCAGGAACGATTCGCCGCACCGGCCCGCCATTGACCTCGGTTCTCCACGGTCGCTGGTCATCAGATCGGCCCGGCCCTGGTTTTGTCCTTGATCCAGCCGGCCCACGCCTTCGGCGTGCCGACCTCTTCCGGTCATGAGGCGCCAGGTGAGCGGCGCGGCAGGCATCCGTAGCGGCCGAATACTCGCTGGTGAGGACGCGGGCTGTCCTCCCGGACGGTTACCTTGCGGCGCTCGACAGCATTGGGGGCCAGGGTCAGCGGGCGTCAGCGCCAACACCTGCCCTGGTGCCCGCTCAGGAGGCATCCGAGCCGCCCCCGATGGCCACTCTGCGCGTCGCCGCGGGAGCCCTCTTCTTCGACGAGGAAGGGCGAGTCCTGCTCGTGAAGCCCGCCTAGAAGGAGATATGGGACACCCGGGTGGATATGTCGAGCCCGGAGAGTCGCCTTGAACCGCCTGCGTTCGGGAGGTGCAGGAGGAACTCGGCCTCTCGGTGAACGTGGGGAACCACCTGGTCGTCGACTGGCCGCCTGCTCGGAATGAGGGCGACAAGATGCTTTTCATCTTCGACGCGGGAACCCTCGGGGAAGAGGCGCGCTCCGGGATCGGGCTTTCCGATGGCGAGTTGACGGAGTGGCGTTTCGTAGCGAACGAAGATCTGGACAGCTACATGCCAACACCGCCTGTCGCGCCGGGTCCGCACTGCCCTCCTCGCGAAAAGCCGAGGTGTGCCGGTGTAGGCGGAGCATGGGACGAGTCATTGACGTCGCCATCGAGGAGAGGCGGCGGGACTCTCAGCAGGATGGGGGGTGATCACCGCGCCTTGGCGCGATTCCTGAGTCCTTCACCTGGACGTGGGCGAGGGCCGGCGGTTGACTGTAAAACCGCGGTGGGAGGCGGCCATGGGGAATAGCCAGATCGAGAAGGTGGCCATCGAGCATGTGCTCGATCTTGAACGGCAAGCGGGCCGCATACCCGAGGATGTTCACCTATGCGGCCTGCCGTATGACATCAGCAGCCCTCCGCGCAAGATCGAGGTGAAGGCTTTCGGGAAGTCCGCGAGAGGCGCAGCGATCCCACTCGAAGACCGGCAATTCCAAGCGGCAGTCCAGGATCCTGATCGGTACTACCTGTATGTGGTCGACAACGTCGAGGGCGCTGATCAGGGTGCGATGCGGGTTCGGGTCATCCACGGAGACGCGCTGCGCGACTTACTTGCACGAAGCAAGCCTCACGTCACGTACTGGCCCACGTTCCGCACGGCTGACTACGACGGGGCTGAGCAGATACCGTGAAGGCACCTCCGGCCGCGGCTCAGGACGGTGACCGCCAGGTCGAGATCGACGCGCTGCCCATCAGCGAGCGCAAGGCGGCGGCTCTCCTGCTCGATACCGACCGCACCTTGCTGATGTGGGGCAAGCACGAGCGTGCCCTACAGGTGTTGCGGGTCGCCGGGCAGATCGCTCCCGAGGGGATCACGGGGCCGCCCCGCCACCCGGCGTCTCGTCGGCGATCTGACGACTACCGTTCGCCACGAAACCCATGAAGTTGCCGACGCCCTCGGAGTGACCGCGTGACGATTGCCAGCAGCGTTCTGTACGTGATCGTGTGCGCCGCCGGGCCTGCCGGCGAAGTCGACCGCCTGGTCGCCCTCGCCCAGGATGACGGATGGACCGTCCAGATCGTCGCCACCCCGTCAGCGCTCGAATTCATCGACACGGCTGCCTTGGCGAAGCAGACCGGCCGTCCGGTGCGCAGCCGCTACCGCAGACCCAGCGAGCCCAAGCCACCACGGGCGGACGCCATCATCGTGGCGCCGGCGACCTACAACACCATCAACAAGTTCGCGCAGGGAATTGCTGACACCTACGCGCTGGGGCTGCTGGCCGAGGCGCCCGGTCTCGGCATTCCCGTGGTGATGCTGCCTTTTGTGAACAGCGCCCTGGCCTCGCGGGCTGCTTTCCGCCGCAGTGTCGAGGAGCTCCGCTCCGAAGGGGTGTGCGTGCTTCTCGGCCCCGAAGGTTTCGAGCCCCACGCACCCGCTTCTGGCGCCGGCCGCTTCGATGTCTACCCCTGGCACCTGGCCCTACAAGGTCTCGAACGGCTGTCGGGCCCTGCTTGAGGCGTGGCGTCAGGTTGCTGTGTAGCCGCCGTCCACGGCGAGGATGGAGCCGGTGACGTAGCCGGCGGCGGGCGATGCCAGGAAGGCGTAAGGGGCTGCGATCTCGTCGACGGTGGCGCGTCGGCCGAGGGGTGTGAAGGTGCTGATGCGTGCGTCGGAGGCGGGATCGTCGTGGGCGGTGACGTTGTCCATGATGTTGGCGACGTAGCCCGGCGCGATGGCGTTGACGCGGATGTGGTGCGGGGCCCATTCGGCGGCGAGGGTGCGGACGAGCTGGTTGATGCCGCCTTTGCTGGCGGCGTACGGAGCCAGCGTGGGTACGCCGACCTGCCCGGCGATGGACGACGTCATGGTGATCGATCCGGGCCGGCTCTCGGCGATCCAGTGGCGGGCGGCGGCCTGGGCGGGCAGGAACGCGCCGCGGACGTTGACAGTCATGACCCGGTCCCACTCGTCCGGGCTGTAGTCGATGGCCGGCTTGATGATGTCGATGCCGGCGTTGCAGATCAGGTGGTCGAGGTGCCCGAAGGCGGTGACGGCCGCGTCGATGAGCTGCTGGGCGACCTCGGGTGCGGTGACGTCGCCGGGCAGTTGGGCGAGGCGGCGTCGTCCGTCGGGAGTCGCGGCCTCAAGGATCGCGACGGTGGCGGCGGTTTCGGCGGGATCGTAGCCGTTGATGAGGACCGAGGCGCCCTGGGCCAGCAGGGTCCGGGCGATGGCCAGGCCGATGCCGCGGCTCGAGCCGGTGACGACAGCGGTGGTCCCGGTCAGGTTGAACAGATCACTCACCGTGCGTCCTCTGCTGGTCCCACTGTCGTCGAAGCGGCTCGCCGTTGATTTCGGTCTCCCCGCCGAGTCCCCACCAGAGGGTATCGCCGGCGATCAGGTAGGGATGCCACTCTCCGACGGGGCCGCCCGTTTCGAGAGCGTCTGCGACGGCCGTGAGATAGGTGCCCAGACTGGTCCAGCCGTTTGCGAAATCCGCGGAATCGCTGGTCGGCGCGAGCCCGAGCCGGCCATGTCCCGGCCCCGGCCGCAAGTCGATGATCTGTAGCAGCGAGTCGCCATCCCCGAACGGAACCCATCGCTCGTCCCACCAGGGTTCCGTGTTCGGGTGGTGCACGGTGAAACCGTCGATGTCCGGTGCGATGTCCATCCGGATCTCGTACTGTTCGACGATCCCCCGGACGCTGAGCGGAGCGGCCTCCGGGAGGACGTTTCCCCATCGTGTCAGGCCGTCGTGCCGCCGCAGCGACGCGACCAGCTCGTCCGGAAGGGCGAATCCGAGCTGAGCCTCGGCGGCGGCTATCGCCTCCGGCGCGCCCGGTGGGCCGAGCAGCGCCGCGCTGGGCGGGGTGTTCTGCCGCATCCACCGCTCGATCCGGGTCCAGGATTCGGGTACGGACACGGCGCTTTCCTGTTCGAGGATCACTGCTGAATCAGCTCGGCAATTCGGTTCCACGCTGGGGACATGGCGCCGGCTGTTGCGGCGGCCAGGCGGGTGATCACCACGTCTGACGGGCTTTCCTCGGCCGGGGCGGCGCGGGCGGCGTACCAATCGCGGGTTCTGATGGCGATCGCCGGCAGGCGGGGGTCGGATGGCGGCCAGTCGAAGGCCGCGTCGTAGTCCAGGTAGAGGGTGCGGAACACCGGGTCGGCGATGGCGTCGAGCTTGTCGGTGATCCAGGCTGAGGCCTGCGTGGGGGCCACCGACTGCAGCAGGATCCACAGGTCCCGTTCGAGGTGGACGGTTCGCTCGCTGATGCCGATCTCGCGCAGGAGCGTCAAATAGCCGGCTACCTCCGGTGAGACGAACAGGCCGTCGCCGCCCTCTAGCTCGGCTATCTGCCGGCGGATGCGCTCGATCTCCACGGCCCGCCGACGCAGACCCTGGTCGATCTCGGCGATCGCGGCGGCGAAGACTGATGGGCCGGCGGCCAGCAACTCCTTGATCCGGGCGAGTGGCACGCCGGCCGCGGCCAGAGTTCGGATCTTGACCAGCTGGATGGCGTGGTCGGCGCCGTACCTGCGGTAGCCGGAAGAGTCCCGTGGGGGCTCCGGCAGCAGGCCGCGGTCGTGGTAGACGCGGACCGCCTTGGTGGTCACGCCCGCGTAGGAGGCGAGCTGGCCGATGGTCAGCAGATGCCGTCCACCGGCCGGCGAGTCACTCATGGAGCGCATCGTGTCAGACCGGCACGCGCCGGGTCAGCCGGCCGCCGGAGCACCGGTAGGCGCCGCCGCCGTGATACGAGACCAGGTAGTACGGCGGCATGTCGTCCAGCGGCATGCCGGCCGGGGCGAACAGGTCCTTGCCGACCGGGACGTAGCGCATCGGCGGCGCGGTGAACGGACCGCCCACGAAACCAGTGAAGATCCGCTCCTGGTCGGCGTCGGCCGGCTCGTAGGTGACCTGCTCCTCGAGTTCACCGTCGACGACCCGCACGTCGATGCGCAGCTGGTGGGAGCGATACGTGCCCGCGTAGGCATCCAGATCCGCGGCGACCGGTGCCAGCGCCGGGTAGTCGGAGCCGCCGGCCAGCTCGAAAAGCAGCTCCTCGTGCAGGGCGAGCGCCCGGGCGTCGTTGCCGTAGGCGGCGAAGACCAGGTCCTGCGACGGGATGACGGCCAGGACCGCGACGCCGGCCGGTGAGGCTCCGGTCATGGTCAGGACGGTCTGGCCGCCGAGCTCGCGGATCAGCCAGCCGAGGCCGACCGGTGAGCTGTCCGGCGTACCCAATCGGTGTTGGATCGTCTGCATCTGCCGGAGTGACTCTTCGGAAAGCAGGCCTTCGCCGCGGCCGAAGGCCAGCAGATCTTCGATGGTGCCGACGGCGGTGCCGCCGGCCGGACCCCAGGTGGCCGGCAGGCGGAACATGCTGGTCGGGCGGACCTCGCCGGTGACCGGGTCGGGGAAGTGCCCGACCGCGAGCGAGGAAGGCGTTTCGGCGAGGACTTCGCGGCGCAGCAGTTCGGGGTACGCAAGACCGGTCACCACCTCGAGCAACCGCCCGGCGACGATCATGCCGCCGTTGGAGTAGCTGACGAACTCGCCGGGCGCGAAGAGTGACCCGCACTCCCGCCCGAGCCGGTCCACGTAGATCTCCAGGGCATCCGGCCCGTCCTCGTCCGGGAAGAACAGGTCGGCATCGATCCCGCTGGTGTGGTCGATGAGGTGCCGGACCCGGACCCCGGCCGGCCGGAACTCCGGCAGATAGTCGCTGACCGGCGCGTCCAGGTCGAGATTGCCCCGCTCGACCTGCTGCATCACCAGCGTCGTCGTCATGATCTTGGTGACGGAGCCGAACAGGAAGCCGGTGTCCTCGCGCATCGGCTCGCCGGTGGCGAGACTCGCGACGCCGTGGGCGATGACGGTCTGCTCGCCGCCGCGGGAGACGCCGGCGAGGAAGCCGGGGATCTGATTGTCGGTGCAGAAGGTGACGATGCGCTCTCTCATGACATCGATGCTCGAACGTTGCCCCTGGGGCAAGGTCAATGCCTCTGCCGGAAAGACGGGAGAATCATGTCGTGCGTGCTGCCCGGCTGATCAACCTCGTCCTGCTGTTGCAGTCGCGCGGCATGATGACCGCCGCGGAACTCTCGGCAGAGCTGGAGGTTTCTGAGCGGACCGTCTATCGCGACGTGCTCGCGCTGTCCGCGGCCGGAGTCCCGGTCTACGCCGAGCAGGGCCGGGCCGGTGGATATCGGCTGGTCGGCGGCTACCGGACCCGGCTGACCGGGCTCAGCCAGGCCGAGGCCGAGGCGTTGTTCCTGGCGGGGTTGCCGGGGCCGGCCCGCGACATGGGTCTGGACGAGCCGGTCCGGGCCGTGAAGCGCAAGGTCCTCGCCGCCCTGCCGCCCGGGTTGCGGGAGGCCTCGGAGCGGGCCGGGCAGCGGTTCCATCTCGATGCGCCGGGCTGGTTCGCCGACTCCGACCCGCCCGAGCATCTGGCCGAACTCGCCCGGGCGGTGTGGCAGGACCGGATCCTCACCATGCGTTACCGGCGGCGGGATGAGGTGACCCGGACGGTCGAACCGTACGGGCTGGTCCTCAAGAACGGCGTCTGGTACCTCGTCGGGAAGGTGGGGGACGATCTGCGGTCGTACCGGGTCGATCGGATCACTTCGGTCGAGCCGACCGGGGACGGGTTCGAGCGGGATCCGTCGTTCGAGCTGCCGCGGTTCTGGGCCGACCGGGCCGCCGAGTTCGTGCGGCAGATGCTGCGGGAGACGATCGAGCTGCGGTTGAGCCCGCACGGCGTACGCATGCTGCGGTTCGTCTTCGAGCCCCCGGCCGTGCAGGAGGCCCTTGAAGCGGCCGGCGAACCGGGTCCGGACGGCTGGGTCCGGACCCGGGTGCCGGTGGAATCGATCGACGTCGCTTACACGTACGTCATGCGGTTGGGCCCGGAGGCTGAAGTGCTGGAGCCGCCCGCCCTGCGTGCCCGGCTCGCCGAGGCCGCGCAGCGCCTGGGTGACCTCTACCGGTAACCGGTGACATCTGCGGGTCTGCCGGGATCCTGCACCTCGACCAGGTATCGCCAGGCGTCCGGTTGGCTGCCGTCGAGGTCGGTGAACCCGTAGATCTTGGCGAGTTCGCCGCTGGAGACCGACTTGCCGTTCCATCGGGCGCGATCGTCATCCGCTGCCAGAGCGGCGACTGCGCGTCCGACGTACGCAGGCGTTTCGGAGATCGCGAAGTGCGGCTCCTTCGCGCAGGCGTCGCGCCAGTTCTCCTCGGTGACGCCGTAGATCTCCAGCATCATCTCCGACCGCAGCCACCCCGGGGTAAGCGCCACCGAGGTCGCGCCGTGCTCGGCCACGTCCTTCGACCAGGCGAACGCCAGCCGGTTCACCGACCATTTGACCAGGTCGTAGAAGGCGGACAGCCGGTAGTTCGTCGCGTTGTACTCGGTCGTGCCGTCACCCATCTCGATCACCAGACCACCCGGCCGGCGGATCAA is part of the Actinoplanes sp. NBC_00393 genome and harbors:
- a CDS encoding flavoprotein gives rise to the protein MTIASSVLYVIVCAAGPAGEVDRLVALAQDDGWTVQIVATPSALEFIDTAALAKQTGRPVRSRYRRPSEPKPPRADAIIVAPATYNTINKFAQGIADTYALGLLAEAPGLGIPVVMLPFVNSALASRAAFRRSVEELRSEGVCVLLGPEGFEPHAPASGAGRFDVYPWHLALQGLERLSGPA
- a CDS encoding SDR family NAD(P)-dependent oxidoreductase codes for the protein MSDLFNLTGTTAVVTGSSRGIGLAIARTLLAQGASVLINGYDPAETAATVAILEAATPDGRRRLAQLPGDVTAPEVAQQLIDAAVTAFGHLDHLICNAGIDIIKPAIDYSPDEWDRVMTVNVRGAFLPAQAAARHWIAESRPGSITMTSSIAGQVGVPTLAPYAASKGGINQLVRTLAAEWAPHHIRVNAIAPGYVANIMDNVTAHDDPASDARISTFTPLGRRATVDEIAAPYAFLASPAAGYVTGSILAVDGGYTAT
- a CDS encoding SMI1/KNR4 family protein encodes the protein MSVPESWTRIERWMRQNTPPSAALLGPPGAPEAIAAAEAQLGFALPDELVASLRRHDGLTRWGNVLPEAAPLSVRGIVEQYEIRMDIAPDIDGFTVHHPNTEPWWDERWVPFGDGDSLLQIIDLRPGPGHGRLGLAPTSDSADFANGWTSLGTYLTAVADALETGGPVGEWHPYLIAGDTLWWGLGGETEINGEPLRRQWDQQRTHGE
- a CDS encoding MerR family transcriptional regulator; protein product: MSDSPAGGRHLLTIGQLASYAGVTTKAVRVYHDRGLLPEPPRDSSGYRRYGADHAIQLVKIRTLAAAGVPLARIKELLAAGPSVFAAAIAEIDQGLRRRAVEIERIRRQIAELEGGDGLFVSPEVAGYLTLLREIGISERTVHLERDLWILLQSVAPTQASAWITDKLDAIADPVFRTLYLDYDAAFDWPPSDPRLPAIAIRTRDWYAARAAPAEESPSDVVITRLAAATAGAMSPAWNRIAELIQQ
- a CDS encoding serine hydrolase domain-containing protein; amino-acid sequence: MRERIVTFCTDNQIPGFLAGVSRGGEQTVIAHGVASLATGEPMREDTGFLFGSVTKIMTTTLVMQQVERGNLDLDAPVSDYLPEFRPAGVRVRHLIDHTSGIDADLFFPDEDGPDALEIYVDRLGRECGSLFAPGEFVSYSNGGMIVAGRLLEVVTGLAYPELLRREVLAETPSSLAVGHFPDPVTGEVRPTSMFRLPATWGPAGGTAVGTIEDLLAFGRGEGLLSEESLRQMQTIQHRLGTPDSSPVGLGWLIRELGGQTVLTMTGASPAGVAVLAVIPSQDLVFAAYGNDARALALHEELLFELAGGSDYPALAPVAADLDAYAGTYRSHQLRIDVRVVDGELEEQVTYEPADADQERIFTGFVGGPFTAPPMRYVPVGKDLFAPAGMPLDDMPPYYLVSYHGGGAYRCSGGRLTRRVPV
- a CDS encoding helix-turn-helix transcriptional regulator, with product MPLPERRENHVVRAARLINLVLLLQSRGMMTAAELSAELEVSERTVYRDVLALSAAGVPVYAEQGRAGGYRLVGGYRTRLTGLSQAEAEALFLAGLPGPARDMGLDEPVRAVKRKVLAALPPGLREASERAGQRFHLDAPGWFADSDPPEHLAELARAVWQDRILTMRYRRRDEVTRTVEPYGLVLKNGVWYLVGKVGDDLRSYRVDRITSVEPTGDGFERDPSFELPRFWADRAAEFVRQMLRETIELRLSPHGVRMLRFVFEPPAVQEALEAAGEPGPDGWVRTRVPVESIDVAYTYVMRLGPEAEVLEPPALRARLAEAAQRLGDLYR
- a CDS encoding SDR family oxidoreductase, whose amino-acid sequence is MTTKPLTGKVALVAGATRGAGRQIAIQLGAAGATVYATGRSTRANRSASSRPETIEETGELVTAAGGTGIGVAVDHLDREQVAALVQRIDSEQGRLDVLVNDVWGGDELTTWDKPIWEQDLDQGFRLLRQAIDTHIITSHYALPLLIRRPGGLVIEMGDGTTEYNATNYRLSAFYDLVKWSVNRLAFAWSKDVAEHGATSVALTPGWLRSEMMLEIYGVTEENWRDACAKEPHFAISETPAYVGRAVAALAADDDRARWNGKSVSSGELAKIYGFTDLDGSQPDAWRYLVEVQDPGRPADVTGYR